The Neodiprion lecontei isolate iyNeoLeco1 chromosome 2, iyNeoLeco1.1, whole genome shotgun sequence genome segment AAGCTTCTGCGCGTAACGCAGTTTTGtctttcaatttgttttttcagcGTAGCTTTTATGCATACGAAATTACGTGGAGACAAtggtcaaaaataaaaaatcccaCAATATTTGCATCGTTTTTGGATACGTTTTTTTGCCTTTACAAATCGATATGATCCAGTGCATAGTCCAGTTGTCAAGAATTTGATGGTAAAAATTGTACGTAATATTCGATTAAGAAGTTTTAAAAAAGAGAACAATTTCCATCCAATGAGTAATGATCGGTCTACGATTCGGTTTTTACTTCATTGCGAATAGTTAAAGCCGCGTGGTTTGAAACATAGATAGAGACGAATGGAATCATGCGCATCTTGACGCGAATAGTGTTAATGTTCAAGCATAAGCGACATCCTGCACCGTCGTAGCTGTTGCTGCAAGCGTGCATTAATAAaggtgtaggtataatacTGTGTATAGCCATGATGCGGAAAGCTGAGATCCTGTGTTTTATATTGAATGATCAAAGTTGTAAACCGGTTGTGCGATAGCggcgaggagaggagaggacgAACGAGCCGAAGAGCCGGAGAGACGAACTCCTGGATCTAGGCGCGGCGCAAAGACAAACTTGTTGCTTGTATGCGCTCTTGTATTCACGCACACGTTTAACGACCACTGGATCCTGCAGCATCGCTGCACATCTAGATTAAATCCGCGACCATACTCGTGCGGAGAAAAGACAGCGGAAAAACATTAATCGCCACGTTCTGCGATTTCATAACAAAACCGACGAGAACGTGTGAAACATCGTTTGCATGGCTTTGGCTTGGAATTCGTTTAAATTGCGGGAATACCGATCGTTGTCGCAGGTGTCGTTTTAATACATTGCACACGATCGTTAAACCGCTAACGTGCATTCCTCTCTGCTCAATTTACCAGCTTTCTCAAATTGCGACAACTGGTTCCCCTCGCGTGTAAAGATTCAGATCAATCTTACAGGTTTGCCGATCGCCGATCACCAGCCTAATTGCGCATGAGTAGGTACGTTTGTTTTCTCACCTTTTCTCAAGGGATTCGGAttgatggttgaaaaaaagtggtcagaattattttattcgttgaaCAAAGTAGTGATTCAATTTCTTCACGTAGATGGAAAGGCTCGATTCTCAAAGGGTGCAAGAATCTGCACGAAACTAAATTGTTACTCGTACAGCGCGAAGTCCGATTAGCTTGTTGTTCGTGTACGACATCGTGATAATTAtagttatttgaaaaattgtggcCAGGCTGTCTGTCTATAACTCCGAAGTGAATGGCATGATAGATACATGCGATAAGCTTGCGCTGATCGTACAGATTCATAAATAGTAAATATTCATGAAGGTTGGGCTATTAATAAATTCTGCCACGACAAGTAGTTCGCCTAAGCCATTCCAATAAACACACTAGCCGCAGCTGCGAGCAACCGCGGTGCGTCATTATTTTGAATCCTCTATTACACCTGGAAGAACAGGATAAATGTTCGGATCAGGAaggggaaaaacaatgctgAACTTTGCACGATTACACcgcaataattaatttacttaTTGTTACCGTTTCATTTAGTGCACGAAATGAGACCTGAGGATGTTGGGATCGTTGGCTCGAGGGGTGATGTTGACAAGCAGCCCTTCATGGTTGCGTTTTTCAAAAGCTCGGGCATCCGCGAGGCGAGAGTAAGACGGAAACGAGATGCTCGACGGCGAAAGAAGAGCGACACATCGAGTGTTGACTACAGAAGTAACCCTTACACTGGTACTAAAGATTCATCATGACCTACCAACcatgttttaaataatttctatcCAATATCAATTTCCATACGAACAacgaaaattgtaaaacagtCTGCTCACCCTCTACTGCTACATTTCATGTATGAAAGGTTTGAGGTAAATCAAAAAGAAGCAATGAATCCAAAGtggaaatttgtgaaaaaacacGCCTCTCATTTTGTGCTTGTTGATTTCAGATCCTTCGATTCAATCGAACGCGAGAACGTGCAAGATACAGACGCTTTACGTGAACTTCAGAGATCTGAAGTGGCAGGTAAACAACATGTAATTAATCAGAAATCAGCCTCAAGCAAGTGGTTATTCTGCGTGACGATAAGATAGTTAATCGCGTTCGGAGGtgggatattttatttattttctatttttccttttcttctaggATTGGATCATTGCGCCGGATGGCTACGATGCCTACTACTGCAGCGGTGAATGTAACTTTCCTTTAAACGCCCACATGAATGCAACCAACCATGCAATAGTGCAGACCCTGGTGCATCTGGTAACCCCGGGAAAAGTTCCAAAGCCGTGTTGCGCGCCGACAAAACTTTCGGCGATATCGGTACTCTACTTTTTGGATGACAACAACGTCATcctaaagaagtataaaaatatggtCGTTAAAAGCTGCGGTTGCCACTAACTTTCACATTATACCCCGTCAAATCGCACgatcaaattataaaaaacatACTTTTGATAGTGTCTTCTTTTACagactttgttttttttgtcgtcTCCTCTCATTTATATTCATGCAATTAAGAAGCTAAATATTGACGCGTACGTtggcaatttttcttttttttttttttttgacttgtaATTTATCGACGTGTTTTCCTCAAATTGCCATAAAAGCAGCCAGGGATAtcatcgtatatatatatatttgaagtTGCCAATAGGCGGATTTCGCAGAATACTACACCATTCGTTCGCGTaggtacataaatatacaattttaatGTAATAGATGTaactttgttcaaatttaGGAATTGATTGAGAGAATTTCTGTTTTTATACCTATAGTTGAGTTTATCGATATACCTTCCAAACTTGCTATACACGCGAtgagaatatttatacatattacattttgccatattatacgtaatatataagtataggagggtatatatatatatatataattagggtattttaatgaaaaaaatcggtatCAGTTTTTCGTCATGTGATCCACCAAATCTCTTCCTTTTAGTCTGATATTATGCTTTTAATGCGTAACATGGGCTTAAGCCGAGATTATTAGAAGTATGTCATCTGAAACATCGACTTCCGGTtggaattaattgaaaattaaaataggaaagcaatgaatgaaaatattgtatttcAAGCCAGTGTAGATTTGACTTAACAATACATAACttgcttgaaattttattcgtacTCGTGTCAAAAGGAAAAATTAGTATTTCCGATTTTTACTTGAAAAGACCCTAATACGTTATACTGTGTAATCATTTATAGAATTATAGTCCAAGACTGAAGTCACTAATTAATCGGGAATATCGGGCATAAATCACGCGCATGttaattcgataattttattaacTGGATCGTTTTTTATCGAAAGAATGTTATACGTCGTAGTAGATTTTCAGGTAATATATCATACTACATTGTAAGCATCGCgattacgtataatatacagttatatattttatacgtgcCAGTGAGTGATAATCAATGGTAGTTTACATAGGTCGAGCTTTTATTGTTAAAACCATTCATAAACGCGCCATAATCGTaattggtaataaaatttctatctaTAATCATATAATAATGACCTTTAAATGACGATGTAAATATAATGAGGAATAtacattcatacatatattatacctatagttatacatataaatgtgcagttgtaaataataatgaacaaaTAAACCACGTGACGAGgcgtgaattatttttcaatcagtaATAATATGAATTCCTTCTACTTCATTCGACACTAGCATATCGCTTCGCGCCACTGATTGTGTGAATTTCAATCATTGTGCCCCCATTTCAGCTCAACAATTACAGCAAATTCGACTTACAATTAGACCATAAGTCTAGAAAACCGTCGTTTAAACCGTAAACTTGTCCCAGGATTGGCTGGCATAAGTGTCACGTGGTTCAAGCCAGAGCGATATGTCAACCGTCAAGTTCGCTAGCCGGGCGGTCATAGACTAAACTAGATGGCTGACTAGCATCCTCGGCGAGTCGATTAGAAGCAGACGAAATCGACACTAGCGCCCCAATAGCTTAAATGGAACTAACGGGTCACGTGGCAGTGACAGAACTACAGCACGTAAATGTTTTTATAGAAACAGGGTTTTGTTGGTTTTgtaagaaaatagaaaaatttcattcgtcaaATACATTTTGCTGTTACCTATGCCGGGAcgatctcttgaaacttgaaaattaactGCGCACGCGCGAGTTTTAGCGGCTATTCGCGCAGGCTGaccatcccgagttttcagctgtcactgtttctggcggcgatgtagttgatacgaattttcgaggttagactCTTCATATAATCGAGacagtgactcggaaaggtttcgaaagcatttgttattgggtcggaaagttgattcttcaaagaacggtcggattttaatgcttgtgctctttgaaaattcaaacgtacacattttgtgtCCATTGGCCCCCAGCATcgcaaacaaaaatatcacTGTGGGaagatttcaccgaccaatgagatcgAGTTATTTGACCATTAGTAACTAAATTCCAAGTATAAGTTTTGAATACTTTTATCATGGTATAACTGGACATTTTCAAATAGTGGACAGTCAGAAATAATCACTGATTTTAAATTCATGTGACTTACTCATGCTGCATCTTGACAATCAATCCAGCCTCACCATGTAAAGTGAATCCTTTCTGTCGTGAATTAAATATTCCTATGGAGAacactgaataaattttatattcctctTGAGAacactgaataaattttatattcctctGGAGAacactgaataaattttatatgcCTCTGGAGaacaatgaataaattttaaatacctGTGAAGAACActcaacaaattttatattccgtTCGGAATTATCACTGAACAAATTTAGCACTAAACGATCCGCAACATGATCAGTATTGATGACTATCGTAGAACCAAAATTGCTTGATCCTTAACCGCACTTGTTCACTGAAAAGATGATCACTGCTTGTCACGGCAAAGAATAACACCGATGGAGAACCCatcataatttttcacctcgGAAATATAGAAAACTCCTTCTCTTAAATACGCACTGCACTTGCTAAGATTCAAGGTGACTAcattttaattagaaaattgAGTACAGAGAGAGGATTGGGACTTGTGTGAATAATTTCGAATGTTACCTGACTTTAGCTcgcaacgaataaaaattgactcgatgaatttttcatagCCTAAACAACTTTGTGGTGTCACTTGACTGCTATATTCATACCTCTGCGGCCTGCATTCCTATCCACGACAAATTGCACATGTAAAACAGAATATTCGCGGctacttttcacatttttttcactgcaATAACGAGAAATAAAAACCATACGATACCGACACGCCAAGATCCATCCGTTCAATTGGAggcaagaagaaaaatatgctACCGATCGTCAGTTGTTTGTAGCCGAATCCCACTGTAGAAGGCACGAATCCCGCCAAAATCCATTAGCCATGAAGTAAGACGTTGACAAAGCATTGATAACGAATGCCAATTAAATGTACTTAAGTTATTACCGACATTCCCTCAAAATTACACGAAGACGTTCTGATCTTTGTTCTGtacaatatatttacaacCCGAGTAAAtctcgaataaaatttatctttcGCCAATAAAACCGTaaataaaatagtaaaattgtaaaaggcTAGCTACATTTAGCTACTTGTACGCCCTCTTTTGACGACTTGCGGTACCATCTATCTGGCAACCCTGCTCTTTAACGGTCTCCAATCAATGATCTCCTTGGATCATATACTAGTGGAGAGTAATTCTAGGGAGACAGGTGAATTGACAGAATCTGCTTACTAAAATTTCACCACAAGAGTTCAGTCTTCTTATATAGACTCCATGCGTATAATACTGGAAGTAGCTACCCGTACCGTGTCCCTCGCGAAACTGCAGCCGAAGTGATGAGGAGCGAAATATATACCCGGGATACTCAGTTTCTCTTATTCTGCATTTGATTGGCTGAGAGGAAACATATCGGCCAATCAGGTGTAGAGCAAGAGAGACGTCTTACGACGGACAtatacctctctctctctctcattcctCTACTACACTTTTTGTGCATGCGAAACTATGTCTATTAGTACAATATACTTTCTGATCTGCTACAATTGGCGGTCAATTAGCAACGCGTACGTGGTATATGTTATCGACATACTATATGTCGATGGTATAATGTACGATCTACCGGTGAGTACTAACTACTGTTTTGATTCCGAAAATCCATTCATGACAAAGTGATAACAATAAAGGGTTGCCCAACATTTATAGCAGATTTCTGCTCTTCTGTTCCAACATATGCAGCGGTTCTCCATGGATGTATTGTGTTCTTATTCGAAAAAGGCGTCATCGGCAGGATACGTAACATATTAAACATAAACCACAGCGTACATAACATGAGtcatttcagataaaatttcCTGGAATTCCGTGTCAGTTGAATGTCATGGTATGTCAAGTCGCTATTGACAATGAGATCTAAAACGTCTAAGGTATGCACATAGGAATTTTTGAGCCCGACTTTCTTACCTctattctcttcttttttaagATCGCAACTCCGTTCTAAAATTATTGCGACTTTAATCAAGGATCAGAGTTTTCTGGAATCCTACCCTGTTCAAGATGACAACGCTTGATGCTGCACGGAAAGATAGGCTGccaataataacaaaaaacttGCTTAATATACAAGTGTTGAAGAGGATTGATAATGATTTAGACATTTACGAGAAAGTCCATTGTGTGTTTTTGATGATTGAACACTACCAGACGGGTTACCAAACCCTTCTCGATGCTGTGGATGAAAGAATTCCTAGCATATCACGGTTTGTGGTCGAAAACAACGTGACGGATTGGCCCGACAAGGTCATGGAAGCGTTATGCCTTCTACAGAATAACGAAGTTCTTTTAAAGTTAGGCGTGAATCCTGACGACGcgcaaactttttttcatgcaaACATAACAAGAATGTCTTGTAAAATTAATAAGTATGCTAAAACTTTTTATAActtgtttgaaaatctttcaaaAGACGATGCTGTCAAACTCCAGCAGCGCATATATCAACAAATAGATCCACCCAGGTGCAGTGCTTggatggatgaaaattttctagaaATACACTTGCTATGGTGGATTAAAAAGGGGTTAATCACCATTTCAGGAGGTACCTAGTGGCTTATTTTTGATATTGAAGTACAGAAAACAAGCTGTGACTTCTTAGAACAATGTGCAAATAAACCATAGCTGTCAATAATCAGAACAATTACAAATTGAATTAGCATCGTTCTAGACACAAAATCTTGAGGCCAAAAACTTACTAGAATGGTGCATccggaaattttcaatttaaccAGAATATCAATCAGATTATTGATTTCGtgataaatttattgatcTATCATTTTCACAGATAATTGGGAATTGTTACGGATATTAGAAATCTTAAAACTGCTGAATATGTCGAGTAGTAGTGCCTACCTAGCATTACAAATGTATGaaggagaaaggaaaaaaaacctatGTGTTCACGATCAATTAGATATCAATCGTGGTTCATCAAATCTAAAGACGAATTcatatgtaataaataaaggcCTGGCcataattttcaaccaaatGCAGTTCACTGGTCCTATAGAAGTAATTATCTCCAggaatttaataatatattttctaatttgataaaaataattttaattatgaaTGCGTTATTCTAAAGTATGAGTATAGAGAAGGCTCACAGGTGGACTGTGACAGAATAGAAGAAGTGTTCAAAAATACATttggatttgacacacacgtGTACCTTGACTTGTCCAGAGACGAAATTTACCAAACCCTGGATGAGAAATTGTGTGACgccaaagaaaaatatgactGTGTTGCAGTCTTTATTTTGTCTCATGGCACATCTGGTAAGCTTTGTTTTATGAAGTCTCTGTGATTATCCGATAAAgtgcaattaaaaaatgaaatcaaaaatatttgggtACTCCGGTAATTTATTTACGATTATTCACTTGTTGCAGGACACATAATCGCATCTGATGGTAAGAGCTGTAccatagaaaaaattaaaaaacacaTTTGCATCGATGCTTTACAAACTAAACCAAAAATTCTAGTTATCCAGGCATGCCAAACAATCGAAGGTGACaactttattttactttttgagTACTTGTAGATCTTCTTTGAACCCCAATTTATAAATGCATGACACTTTACTTTTTACAGATATCAAGCTCGATGGCCCAACATATTCACGAAACGAGGTTGACAACAATCGCGACTTCATTCTATTATGTTCAACGATATCGGGTCAACCATCAGCCAGGCACCCACGTGACGGTGAGTCTGGCTGAATACTTCAAACAGCTGGTTTTTTCCACAAAAATGATCATAATGTATCTTTACGTAGGCACTTGGTACATTCAAGTTCTCTGCGACGTACTGGAAAATATGCGGGGTAAATGTATCGGAGGCGAAATCCCTATAGAAGTGCAGAGACGATTTGATGAAAAAGAGggtattattaataaaaatttgtacaggCAGGTACCGAATATAATGTGCCAGACGCTCagcaaaaaattgattctcCCGTATAATCCAACAGCTCCCAGCAATTGAAAAACAGGACAAGCGTTTTCAAGCATTGATGAAATTAAACTGTCCGTAATTAGATATAGCGATAACGTGTGTATCATACTTATACACGATGACATGATCAAATAAgaatttcaagttattttatatattcgattaagttttcatttgttttcgtACTAAGTATTTATTTGCATGTTTACGAATCGTTAACGTCtgtttttaaacaataaatcCGCATGGTAAAACTCAACACGCGAGATATTTTTGTCACGTTCCCTATTCGATTTTGATCTACTTTTATTACGTTACATCACTATATTGATACAGGAAAAGTATTGATTTCGgtcaaaaatgaatttttctaatttaaatGAATCTTCACATTTTTGGACCTCTAGTATCCGAAAAACAGATCTCTCGATTTGTTGGTCTGCCGGTCGTTCACCTGTCTCGACAAATTCCCATGATGATCTCATAAAcggcttgatgaaaaaaatctgaaatttacAGGACATCACATCCAAACGATGGGTACGAAAAATTGCCGTGtcccatttttttctaacatgTGCTTCTATTGGAAAGAATTgataagtcaatttttttacaaacttcCTGTGATGACCTCGGAAACaacttgatgaaaaaatctgaattttgCACGACCCTACATGCAGATCATGATGGTTTTGGAAAATTGCTACGTCTTGTTTATTCTTCGGCGTAATAGTAAACAATTTCACGAAAGAGAGATCATtttatgagaaaaaagagtATTAGCGACAAAAGATTTTCATCACACCTGAAGGTACTTCCAATAATTGAACTGGTTTTCTCAGTGATGGAATGTACCGTGAAAAATACTAATATTTGTTCGGCGGAACGTGTGTATGATAAGAACAAGTAGACAAGCAATATTGAAACAGGGAGGACTTCGATCAGTAACGATTACCAGAAACAGGTATGTGTTTCAAATTAATAATGTACGTAAAATAGTAGTGTAAGTCGCGATAAGAAACAAAACGCccgcaattaaaaatttcaagcatgACAATGTTAACAAGATCGATTAATAAATGACTCGTGCTTCGATCATATCCGCCCTTTTTTGTTACCAGTCCACAAGTCCGCTATCAATCGAATGGAGAAGAAATATATCAGTTCAAACGCAGACATCAGACTGAATCCTGCGAAGAGCCCGAGCAGTCCACCGAACGAGgctgaaacaatttttgttaagCCGTCAGATTCGATATTCTTGATCATTTCGAGgtagaggaaaaatttttaccgaacAGGTTGTGCCAGTTGTAATAAACATCGCGACGGTATTGAGTTGACACCAGGTCACTGAAGAATACGTGTAAAAGGCTATGATTCTTGACGTCAACACCCTTACTGCGAAGATAAAGAGAGTAATTAGACGAGGTGGATAGACAGCGGTAGAGTCAGGAgtcttgataaaaaaaaaaaaaagaaacgatggCAAAATAACGTATAGCAATTGATACTCGCTAGAATTCAAGATCGTGATAGGCATTGCTGCGATCCAATATTCCAGCGGAGCTTTGAAGGGGGTAGCGAAAGAGGCTGCAATCGGGAATGCATTTACACGGTCCGCTTTCGTAATCCAACACCTCTATCGACGGCAGGTGTCTGTTCGTTACCTTAGTCCCCGGCCATGAAGTTTCGTACCAATCTATGCAGATAATTTTAACGTTGATATTAGGAAATCCCCTAATTGCCTTCGATTATATTAACAGGAGTGACTCGAGAATCAGCGTGAATTTAAacatctcattgtcagtcaaGTTTCTCCCTGATGCATTTATTGTTTTCTTGACTAATGCACTCGGCAAATATTGTACggtaattgaataataaaaataattgatatccGACCGgttcttttttccttgttaAAACATGAATATACCAATTTGAATGTATAAGCATGTTTGCGAGTAGGTAGTCAATTTGGTCTATTTTTTATCGTTCTACTTTTGTCTCGACGTATTTGCTTATACGGTCCTGTGTTAACTGTCCTACGGTGAGTATTCTCGAAAGCACGCGTATCTTATTGTTACTTTATTTAAGATATGAAAAATCCTGATTACGAACCCTGGAAATCGTAGACACACTTCACGTCGGTAAGGTTACAGATTCTTACGCTGGTGTTTGTGTCTGGATCTTGGAAGCATAGGGAGAAGAAATTGCAATCATATTCGCTTGACGAATGATTGTAAGAAAAATGCAAacatcgtatacatataccgtTTTCTGAAAGGTCAACAGAGGCAAAACGTAGGTATTCCTGATAATAGGGAATGCATCCGCATTTCTCAAATATCGTTTGCATACGGCATACGGCAAGGCAATTGTTGTAGGAGTAATTTCCCATCAATGCTGTCAGGTCTTGCCCCTCGTCCGAGAATATGCAACTTCGTTTCGACACGGGAAGACTGCGCACATCATCCGTTGAGTATGTAACTTCCGGCGTAACGCTGAGGAACACTTCTTTGTCCATGCGGATCAGTTTGTTTTTAGCGTTACGGTCCGGGTAGTCGTAAGGATCGTGAAGAATCACCTGCGTATAATAACAATCATATAATGTAAGTTACACACCGTTGCACAAAGCCGAATGCACGATATTCACAGACGCGGAGGTAAATTTACCTTAAGACCGTAACCTCCGAGAAGTGCCGCGTGATAATCTAAGGGTGCCATGTTTAACAGCACCGTCAATCCGGTCTGATAGCCACAAGCAGTCACCCTCTTAGATATGCGCCTGCGGTATCGAATagttttaacaattttttttcaggtttCAATCACAAGTCAAgtgatttattttgtaaatttggtaaaatatgtaaGAAATCACACAATAAATCACCAAAGAATGAATCGTTGGATATACTAGATCAAAAATACTAGTGACTAGTTTCTCGttggaaatattattatacctgtattAGTACTAACACAGTTGGACCCTTGGTTCTCATTCAAAGCTGAAAATACTGATTGCTTCTGGGCGCAAGAGGTCGTGATAATTTTGCGATGATATCAATAATTCTCAGGGTATTTTCGGTAGGTATACATCACCCTCGGGCGTACTTAACTTTGATCTTATTATGCTTACCGGGATTTTTCACGATCTGGGACTCCGATATAGTTGAAACTGCAGCAGATACCATCACGGCTCAGGGATGACTCAAATATCGAGTCACAGGAGATGATGTTTCCCTTCCATTTGCATCTCACTGTTATCTCGGAGCAGTTTCTCGTTACCTGCATGGTCGACATACTTTATTTTTACCACATTGAGTAACAAGAAAGTATCGCGAGTCCCTTCGGCAAGTATTGTTCATATGATACGTGAACGTTGTATACCAATTTCATGACGTCAGGAATCGTCAAGTCGTTATCGTCGAATATCTCCTGTAGCCGGGTCAGGTTGGTGTAAACTTTTTGGCTAGAAATATCTGGGTCAAGAAGCTTGTTCAGGAGTCGCATCTCGGCTAACAGAACCGTTTCAGATTCATTCGCCAACCGTGGTCCACTGCGATTTAATAAATCAAATATAAAAgtatgtaattaaaaatattgcaattatAAATCAGTTCTCAGACGACTCGTAAAGTACGGTAAGAATCAGTTATACAACGTACAATGTGAGCGTACGCTCAATGtgcatttttaattaaaaaggATCAATAATAGAAGCGTTTCGCATCTAATTCGACTTACTTCACCCTCAACTCTATTATTTAGTATTTTACCTCGCAACAGTTCAATGTGACTGCATTTTAATGGGTGTTTGATTTATGTCTATGCATACCGAAGTAATGCCcgtaataaaaagtaaaagtgTATTTATAAGTACATATAGTTTATCGTTCGCTCGATTGAGATATACATCGCAACGCAACCTACTGCAGAGAATTAACCAAGTCCTGAGCCCGGCGGAGCGATACACGGTTGAGATCGCAGATGGTGACGGCGGGAAATCTGTAGTTCCAAATACCGTGATGAGTGGACTCGATCACAGTGAGAGTTGGATGCGCCGCGTTGTACTCCCATGCAATTTGCATCAGAGCAATGGCACAGCAGAGAGAAACGACAACGCCTACGGCCCAAATCCCCCTGTGCAAGATTACACATATAATTACCATATTAGAAGCCCTggcgaaaaaaatgatttctatACGATTTTCTACGTATCGGGATATTT includes the following:
- the LOC107222375 gene encoding sodium channel protein Nach-like isoform X1; translated protein: MVKIVPPGKTAYVIFERVERVHIGLVAVLTLASFASLLKPAVAWFHRRCSIPEPRNPEITIRRSENGIVNRRRVKRTRRDYNQCATQTGRPSEYLITCDTGDGGVGWCWYRLKGLPCTVTRSPDIAMVELQREKTPARRSSAWRRVLTKQAREFCLSTGLHGYKYIAQSQRSVYERGIWAVGVVVSLCCAIALMQIAWEYNAAHPTLTVIESTHHGIWNYRFPAVTICDLNRVSLRRAQDLVNSLHGPRLANESETVLLAEMRLLNKLLDPDISSQKVYTNLTRLQEIFDDNDLTIPDVMKLVTRNCSEITVRCKWKGNIISCDSIFESSLSRDGICCSFNYIGVPDREKSRRISKRVTACGYQTGLTVLLNMAPLDYHAALLGGYGLKVILHDPYDYPDRNAKNKLIRMDKEVFLSVTPEVTYSTDDVRSLPVSKRSCIFSDEGQDLTALMGNYSYNNCLAVCRMQTIFEKCGCIPYYQEYLRFASVDLSENDPDTNTSVRICNLTDVKCVYDFQDWYETSWPGTKVTNRHLPSIEVLDYESGPCKCIPDCSLFRYPLQSSAGILDRSNAYHDLEFYKGVDVKNHSLLHVFFSDLVSTQYRRDVYYNWHNLFASFGGLLGLFAGFSLMSAFELIYFFSIRLIADLWTGNKKGRI
- the LOC107222385 gene encoding caspase-8 isoform X1; translated protein: MTTLDAARKDRLPIITKNLLNIQVLKRIDNDLDIYEKVHCVFLMIEHYQTGYQTLLDAVDERIPSISRFVVENNVTDWPDKVMEALCLLQNNEVLLKLGVNPDDAQTFFHANITRMSCKINKYAKTFYNLFENLSKDDAVKLQQRIYQQIDPPRCSAWMDENFLEIHLLWWIKKGLITISGDNWELLRILEILKLLNMSSSSAYLALQMYEGERKKNLCVHDQLDINRGSSNLKTNSYVINKGLAIIFNQMQFTGPIEYEYREGSQVDCDRIEEVFKNTFGFDTHVYLDLSRDEIYQTLDEKLCDAKEKYDCVAVFILSHGTSGHIIASDGKSCTIEKIKKHICIDALQTKPKILVIQACQTIEDIKLDGPTYSRNEVDNNRDFILLCSTISGQPSARHPRDGTWYIQVLCDVLENMRGKCIGGEIPIEVQRRFDEKEGIINKNLYRQVPNIMCQTLSKKLILPYNPTAPSN
- the LOC107222385 gene encoding caspase-8 isoform X2, translating into MTTLDAARKDRLPIITKNLLNIQVLKRIDNDLDIYEKVHCVFLMIEHYQTGYQTLLDAVDERIPSISRFVVENNVTDWPDKVMEALCLLQNNEVLLKLGVNPDDAQTFFHANITRMSCKINKYAKTFYNLFENLSKDDAVKLQQRIYQQIDPPRCSAWMDENFLEIHLLWWIKKGLITISGDNWELLRILEILKLLNMSSSSAYLALQMYEGERKKNLCVHDQLDINRGSSNLKTNSYVINKGLAIIFNQMQFTGPIEYEYREGSQVDCDRIEEVFKNTFGFDTHVYLDLSRDEIYQTLDEKLCDAKEKYDCVAVFILSHGTSGHIIASDVIQACQTIEDIKLDGPTYSRNEVDNNRDFILLCSTISGQPSARHPRDGTWYIQVLCDVLENMRGKCIGGEIPIEVQRRFDEKEGIINKNLYRQVPNIMCQTLSKKLILPYNPTAPSN
- the LOC107222375 gene encoding sodium channel protein Nach-like isoform X2 is translated as MVELQREKTPARRSSAWRRVLTKQAREFCLSTGLHGYKYIAQSQRSVYERGIWAVGVVVSLCCAIALMQIAWEYNAAHPTLTVIESTHHGIWNYRFPAVTICDLNRVSLRRAQDLVNSLHGPRLANESETVLLAEMRLLNKLLDPDISSQKVYTNLTRLQEIFDDNDLTIPDVMKLVTRNCSEITVRCKWKGNIISCDSIFESSLSRDGICCSFNYIGVPDREKSRRISKRVTACGYQTGLTVLLNMAPLDYHAALLGGYGLKVILHDPYDYPDRNAKNKLIRMDKEVFLSVTPEVTYSTDDVRSLPVSKRSCIFSDEGQDLTALMGNYSYNNCLAVCRMQTIFEKCGCIPYYQEYLRFASVDLSENDPDTNTSVRICNLTDVKCVYDFQDWYETSWPGTKVTNRHLPSIEVLDYESGPCKCIPDCSLFRYPLQSSAGILDRSNAYHDLEFYKGVDVKNHSLLHVFFSDLVSTQYRRDVYYNWHNLFASFGGLLGLFAGFSLMSAFELIYFFSIRLIADLWTGNKKGRI